A segment of the Mycobacterium intracellulare ATCC 13950 genome:
GAACATCGTCTGGTCGCCGCGGCCCCAGATGCCGCTGGGCCGGATCGCACACGTCAGTAGGCCGTCAACATTGTTCTGGCCCAATACAAATCGCTCGGCGATCACTTTGGTCTCGGTGTACAGATCGTTGAACCGGTCGGTGTAGGGCAGCGTCTCGTCGCCGCCCGCGATGTTCTGGCCGCCCATCACGACACTGTTCGACGAGGTGTAGACGAAGCGCTGCACCCCGGCCGCCTGCCCGGCGCGGACCAGGTTCTCGGTGCCCCCGACGTTGACCCCGAAGCTGCGCTGGCGGTACTCCTCGGTCACCGACGCGCCGCCCATCAGGTCGATGATCGCCGCGGTGTGAAACACCGTGTCGATGCCGTCGACCGCTCGGGCGCACACGGCCGTGTCGGTGATGTCTCCCTGCAGCACCTCCAACTGGGGATGCTCCGGTAGCGGCGAAGGGGCGCGGTCAAACGAGCGGACCTGATGCCCGCGGTCGAGCAGGGTGGTCACCAGGTTGGTGCCGACGAATCCGGACCCCCCGGTGACCAGGACGCGGCCGAGCTCGGCCGTCAGAGATGCATCACCCATGCGCGAAATCATAACTGAAACGTGTTCCAGTTCGGAAAAAATCTTTCAACGCAGCCCTCCGATGTTGCGGGTCTCAGGCGTCGTCGGCGTCGCCGGAGGCGAGCGCGTCCTCGATCCGCTTGCGGGCGCCAGCTAAATGTTCCTCGCAGCGTTTGGCCAGCTGTTCGCCTCGTTCCCATAGCTGCAGCGACGCATCGAGGTCCAGCCCGCCCTGCTCCAGCAGCCGCACGACCTCGATCAGTTCGTCCCGGCACGCTTCGTAGCCCAGCTGACTAATAGGTGTAATGGATTCGGTCCCCTCCGGCTCGGCGGGGCCCTCCCCGGCGTCATTCTTACGGGCCATCGGCCGGCCCCTCGCTGACGGCGGCCACGGCGCCGTCGGCCACCCGCACCCGCAAGCGGGTGCCCGCCGGCGCGTCGTCGACCGAACGCAGCACCCGGCTCTCGGCGGGACCGACCGATTGCACGACCGCATAGCCGCGCGCCAATGTGGCCGCCGGGCCCAGCGTCGCCAGCCGCGCGCTCAGATGGCCGATCCGTTCGGTTTCAGTGGCGGCCAGCCGGGTGATGTCGCGGCGAATCGCCGACCGGGCGCGGTGAATCTCCTCCGCGCGTGCCTTCAGCGCCGTCAGTGGCTCGGCGAGCACCGGGCGGCTGCGTATCTGGGCCAGGTCACGTTGCTCGCGAGATACCCAGTTGCGCAACGCCTGTGCGCTGCGCCGGCGCAGGTCGTCGATCAGCCGCTGTTCGGCCGCGGTGTCGGGAACCACCTTTTTGGCCGCGTCTGTCGGGGTGGCCGCACGCAGATCGGCGACCAGATCGCACAGCGGGTTGTCGGGTTCGTGGCCGACGGCGCTGATCACCGGGGTGCGGCACGCCGCGATCGCGCGGCACAGCGTCTCGTCGGAAAACGGCAACAGGTCCTCGACGCTGCCGCCGCCGCGGGCGAGGACGATGACGTCGACGTCGGCGTCGCGGTCGAGCTCACGTAGGGCGTCGACGATCTGCGCAACCGCGCTGGGCCCCTGGACCGCCGTGTTGCGCACCGCGAAACGCACCGCAGGCCAGCGGGCCGCCGCCACCGTTCTCACGTCGCGCTCGGCCGCGCTCGCCCGGCCGGTGATCAGGCCGATCATGTTGGGCAGGAAGGGGATTGGGCGCTTGAGCCGCGGATCGAAGAGCCCTTCGGCGTCCAACAGCCTGCGCAGCCGATCGATGCGTGCCAGCAGCTCTCCGACCCCCACCGCGCGAATCTCGCTGAGCCGCAACGAAAATGTGCCGCGACCGGTGTAGAACGAGGGCTTGCCGCACACCACCACCTGCGTACCCTCGGCCAATTTCACCGGCGCATTCAGCACCAGGTCGCGCGGGCACGTCACGCTCAGCGACATGTCGGCGGCGGGGTCACGCAGCACCATGAACACGGTCTTGGAATCGGGCCGCATCGAGACCTGGGCGAGCTGACCCTCCACCCAGACGGTGCCCAGCTTGTCGATCCAGCCGGCCACCCGGATCGCCACCGCGCGCACCGGAAAAGGGTTTTCCGCGGAATTCGGTTCGGACGTATTGGCTCGGGTCACTTCGCGTTCGCGCGGGTGATCCTGTTGGCGAGCAACGTCTGGAACGGGGCGCGGCCCTTGGTCGCCTGCTCGTAGGCCAGCAGGTCTTCGAGTTCATCCACGCTCAGCGATTGCAGACGGGCCCGTAGCTGGGCCAACGTCAGCGCCGAGTAGTCCAGCTCGGTGGCCACCGCCGGCTGCGAGACCGACGCGCCGGCCGCCGGCTTCTTCGATGGGCGGGCGGGTTTGGTCAGCGCGCTGGCATCTTCGTGCGCGTCGGCCACCGAGTACAGCGCGAACCGTCCCTCGGCCCGGCGTTCGCCCTCGCCGCCGTCGGTCACCGTGGCATAAGCCCCGTCGATCGCGTCGTCCACGTCCTCGTCGAACGTCGCCCATTCCGGCTTCTCGTCCTTGGGCGGGAAAATCGACTCGAGGGTGCTGTCCCCCTTGATCACCAGCTCGGCGAGGTTTTGCTGGAAGCGCATCACGATGTGCGCCGCCTGACTGGCCAGTGTCATCGGGTACATCAGGATGGTTTTCGGCAGCCTGATGGTCTCCTCAACGGCGACCGTCGCCGCGCCGACCAGCAGCCGAACCCCATACGGTGCAGTAGCCATGGGTCCAAGATTGCCTTAAGCGGCGGCTAACTCCAAGCCCGCCGCCGCGAGCTGGCAGCCCCGTGTCGGCAGAACGTACCCTGGGGGACATGCCCTCGACCGTCGACATGGGGATTCCCGGCGCAGCCAGCTCGGTCGCCGTCCCCCCGACCCGCAAGCGCGTGCTCCTGGCGGAGC
Coding sequences within it:
- a CDS encoding 3-beta-hydroxysteroid dehydrogenase, coding for MISRMGDASLTAELGRVLVTGGSGFVGTNLVTTLLDRGHQVRSFDRAPSPLPEHPQLEVLQGDITDTAVCARAVDGIDTVFHTAAIIDLMGGASVTEEYRQRSFGVNVGGTENLVRAGQAAGVQRFVYTSSNSVVMGGQNIAGGDETLPYTDRFNDLYTETKVIAERFVLGQNNVDGLLTCAIRPSGIWGRGDQTMFRKLFESVIAGHVKVLIGRKSARLDNSYVHNLIHGFILAAQHLVPGGTAPGQAYFINDAEPINMFEFARPVIEACGENWPRVRVNGPVVRAAMTGWQRLHFRFGIPAPLLEPLAVERLYLDNFFSIAKASRDLGYQPLFTTEQALSECLPYYVGMFEQMKRDALTAKASG
- a CDS encoding exodeoxyribonuclease VII small subunit; amino-acid sequence: MARKNDAGEGPAEPEGTESITPISQLGYEACRDELIEVVRLLEQGGLDLDASLQLWERGEQLAKRCEEHLAGARKRIEDALASGDADDA
- the xseA gene encoding exodeoxyribonuclease VII large subunit, producing the protein MTRANTSEPNSAENPFPVRAVAIRVAGWIDKLGTVWVEGQLAQVSMRPDSKTVFMVLRDPAADMSLSVTCPRDLVLNAPVKLAEGTQVVVCGKPSFYTGRGTFSLRLSEIRAVGVGELLARIDRLRRLLDAEGLFDPRLKRPIPFLPNMIGLITGRASAAERDVRTVAAARWPAVRFAVRNTAVQGPSAVAQIVDALRELDRDADVDVIVLARGGGSVEDLLPFSDETLCRAIAACRTPVISAVGHEPDNPLCDLVADLRAATPTDAAKKVVPDTAAEQRLIDDLRRRSAQALRNWVSREQRDLAQIRSRPVLAEPLTALKARAEEIHRARSAIRRDITRLAATETERIGHLSARLATLGPAATLARGYAVVQSVGPAESRVLRSVDDAPAGTRLRVRVADGAVAAVSEGPADGP
- a CDS encoding lipid droplet-associated protein, encoding MATAPYGVRLLVGAATVAVEETIRLPKTILMYPMTLASQAAHIVMRFQQNLAELVIKGDSTLESIFPPKDEKPEWATFDEDVDDAIDGAYATVTDGGEGERRAEGRFALYSVADAHEDASALTKPARPSKKPAAGASVSQPAVATELDYSALTLAQLRARLQSLSVDELEDLLAYEQATKGRAPFQTLLANRITRANAK